In Deinococcus aerius, the following are encoded in one genomic region:
- a CDS encoding dienelactone hydrolase family protein yields the protein MSEYRQDLFRYVAEEFAEDYREGELPRREFLRRSVLLGGSILGARTLLASLGVMGVSAAELAEAQTAPPQNEPAKNVYQVAPDDPSIEASSVTYEALGRTNFAYLARPKGVASAPIVMVIHENRGLQPHIQDVTRRVAKAGFIGLAPDFVSPEGGTAKFTDTAQISAFIARTPAEAHVAHGLEAVKFLKAQPGAQAERFGMVGFCWGGGMTWRMATLLPDLKVAVPFYGPSPSFEDIPKIRAAVLGIYGGLDNRITSNAPATDAALAAAGVKHQFLIYPGANHAFHNDTGQNYKRDAAENAWATTLVWLRGNM from the coding sequence ATGAGCGAGTACCGGCAGGACCTGTTCCGCTACGTGGCCGAGGAGTTCGCCGAGGATTACCGCGAGGGGGAGTTGCCCCGCCGCGAGTTTCTGCGCCGCAGCGTGCTGCTGGGCGGCTCGATTCTGGGGGCGCGGACGCTGCTCGCCTCGCTGGGGGTGATGGGTGTGAGCGCCGCCGAGCTGGCCGAGGCGCAGACCGCCCCGCCGCAGAACGAGCCCGCCAAGAATGTCTACCAGGTCGCGCCCGACGATCCCTCCATCGAGGCGAGTTCCGTCACCTACGAGGCGCTGGGCCGCACCAACTTCGCCTACCTGGCCCGCCCGAAGGGGGTGGCGAGTGCCCCCATCGTGATGGTGATTCACGAGAACCGGGGCCTCCAGCCGCACATTCAGGACGTGACCCGCCGGGTCGCCAAGGCGGGCTTCATCGGGCTGGCCCCCGACTTCGTGTCCCCGGAGGGCGGGACGGCGAAGTTCACCGACACCGCCCAGATTTCCGCCTTCATCGCCCGCACCCCCGCCGAGGCCCACGTCGCGCACGGGCTGGAGGCGGTGAAGTTCCTCAAGGCCCAGCCGGGGGCGCAGGCCGAACGCTTCGGCATGGTGGGCTTCTGCTGGGGCGGCGGCATGACTTGGCGGATGGCGACGCTGCTGCCCGACCTGAAGGTCGCCGTGCCCTTCTACGGCCCGTCCCCGTCCTTCGAGGACATCCCCAAGATCCGGGCGGCGGTGCTGGGTATCTACGGCGGCCTCGACAACCGCATCACCTCGAACGCCCCGGCCACGGACGCGGCGCTCGCGGCGGCGGGCGTCAAGCACCAGTTCCTGATCTACCCGGGGGCCAACCACGCCTTCCACAACGACACCGGGCAGAACTACAAGCGGGACGCGGCCGAGAATGCCTGGGCGACGACTCTGGTGTGGCTCCGGGGAAATATGTAG
- the uvrB gene encoding excinuclease ABC subunit UvrB has protein sequence MLRVQSDFTPSGDQPTAIRSLVDGLESGLRFQTLLGATGTGKSVAWHESVTVEVDGQVRRLPIGELIDEIFGTPAQDEESLELPPLGSMRVLAWDAETGRVDWRDVTALSRHRTPETLHRLTTACGRDVTVTADHSVWVLRRGQLHLIHGDAVQEGDALPVPRRTPEPGQTLTYLNTLDILDGLPFQVSAPYTAERDGEWRDLVQAHYPQPSGKLHAVRHGKKAGRLNAAGARAAIAGGLMTLEESRVSARMAELPAALPLNAPLALVFGQYVAEGHSAEQFALISARDPEVQGQLEVALRALDANFFRRQDGDFVLGGRVWHELLSRLMGKTAHTKHLPENFAAFPNAFLAGLLRAYFEGDGGVEGNAVTAITASERLVGELAEALLRFGIWARVRAVQKKRPDGAYGTYHKLTISGAENLQHFQGEIGFLSGRKRELLRGAVEQAGRGNTNVDLIPGVGPRLLAERERAGLSQRDVAERAGCTRTMISAIECGIRAPSAPLFRRICAALGLQDAAFIGLADVHWSPIVRSESVQPQTPFVYDFSVDGFETFLTGRGGLFVHNTYSMAKVIEETQRPALIMAPNKILTAQLASEFREFFPDAAVEFFISYYDYYQPEAYVPGKDLFIEKDASINQEIERLRHSTTRSLLTRRDTIVVASVSCIYGLGDPAEYRALNLILKVGEKVSRDEILGRLVTMQYERNDIELAPGRFRAKGDTVEVWPSYDEQPLRIELWGDDVDRIQVVHPVTGDKLGDLDATIVYPAKHYVSSAGNIERAIVTIQEELDQRLEYFKSVGKLLEAQRLKERTLYDLEMLKVLGYCSGIENYSRHIDGRTPGATPYTMLDYFPDDFITFIDESHVTVPQIGGMANGDRARKQTLVDYGFRLPSAMDNRPLNFDEFLSKTGQIVFVSATPGPFEREVSDSVADQIIRPTGLVDPPVTVRPIQGQIEDLLGRVRERANRGERTLVTTLTKRMSEDLTEYLLEKGVKARYMHSDIDSVERQVIIRDLRLGHYDVLVGINLLREGLDLPEVSLVAILDADKPGFLRSERALIQTIGRAARNVNGEVILYGDTMTPAMQSAMEETARRREKQIAFNEEHGITPTTVVKGVRNVIRGEEVEGEISSETVGDDRDALTAQLTDLELDMWQASEDLDFERAASLRDQIRAIEAKLQGKEFKQATVPGQKVRRKGRR, from the coding sequence ATGCTACGGGTCCAGTCCGACTTTACGCCGTCCGGGGACCAGCCGACCGCCATTCGCAGTCTGGTGGATGGGCTGGAGTCGGGACTTCGGTTTCAGACATTATTAGGAGCTACGGGTACGGGCAAGAGCGTGGCCTGGCACGAGTCGGTGACGGTCGAGGTGGACGGCCAGGTGCGCCGCCTGCCCATCGGTGAACTCATCGACGAAATTTTCGGCACACCAGCCCAGGACGAGGAATCGCTGGAACTCCCCCCGCTGGGGTCCATGCGCGTTCTCGCCTGGGACGCGGAGACGGGCCGGGTGGACTGGCGGGACGTGACGGCCCTCAGCCGCCACCGGACGCCGGAGACGCTGCACCGCCTGACGACCGCCTGTGGCCGCGACGTCACGGTGACCGCCGACCACAGCGTCTGGGTTCTCCGCCGCGGACAGTTGCATCTGATTCACGGGGACGCGGTGCAGGAGGGGGACGCCCTTCCCGTGCCGCGCCGAACCCCGGAGCCGGGGCAGACGCTGACGTATCTCAATACTCTGGACATTCTGGACGGACTACCCTTTCAGGTGTCCGCCCCGTACACCGCCGAGCGGGACGGCGAGTGGCGCGACCTGGTGCAGGCGCACTATCCCCAACCGTCGGGCAAGTTGCACGCGGTTCGGCACGGCAAGAAGGCGGGCCGGTTGAACGCGGCGGGGGCCAGGGCGGCCATCGCGGGCGGCCTGATGACCCTGGAAGAAAGCCGCGTTTCCGCACGGATGGCTGAACTCCCCGCCGCCCTGCCCCTGAACGCCCCGCTGGCCCTCGTCTTCGGGCAGTACGTCGCCGAGGGCCACTCCGCCGAACAGTTCGCCCTGATCTCGGCGCGCGACCCGGAAGTCCAGGGGCAACTGGAAGTGGCGCTGAGGGCGCTGGATGCCAATTTCTTCCGCCGCCAGGACGGCGACTTCGTGTTGGGTGGGCGCGTCTGGCACGAACTGCTCTCCCGGCTGATGGGGAAAACGGCCCACACCAAGCACCTCCCCGAGAACTTCGCGGCCTTTCCGAATGCCTTTCTGGCGGGCCTCCTGCGCGCCTACTTCGAGGGTGACGGCGGCGTGGAGGGGAACGCGGTCACGGCGATCACCGCTAGTGAACGGCTGGTCGGGGAACTCGCCGAGGCCCTGCTGCGCTTCGGCATCTGGGCGCGGGTGCGCGCGGTGCAGAAGAAGCGACCCGATGGGGCATACGGCACCTACCACAAGCTGACCATCTCCGGTGCGGAGAACCTGCAGCACTTCCAGGGCGAGATCGGCTTCCTGAGCGGGCGGAAGCGGGAACTCCTGCGCGGCGCCGTGGAGCAGGCCGGACGGGGTAACACGAACGTGGACCTCATTCCCGGCGTCGGCCCCCGGCTGCTGGCCGAACGCGAGCGCGCGGGCCTCAGTCAGCGGGATGTGGCGGAGCGGGCGGGCTGCACCCGCACCATGATTTCGGCCATCGAGTGCGGGATTCGTGCGCCCAGTGCCCCCCTCTTCCGGCGCATCTGCGCGGCGCTGGGCCTCCAGGACGCGGCCTTCATCGGGCTGGCCGACGTTCACTGGTCGCCCATCGTGCGCTCCGAGAGCGTCCAGCCTCAGACACCCTTCGTGTACGACTTCAGCGTGGACGGCTTCGAGACCTTCCTGACCGGACGCGGCGGGCTCTTCGTCCACAACACCTACTCCATGGCGAAGGTCATCGAGGAGACGCAGCGCCCCGCCCTCATCATGGCGCCCAACAAGATCCTCACCGCCCAGCTCGCCTCCGAGTTCCGCGAGTTCTTTCCCGACGCGGCGGTCGAGTTCTTCATCTCGTACTACGACTACTACCAGCCGGAAGCTTATGTGCCCGGCAAAGACCTGTTCATCGAGAAGGACGCCTCGATCAACCAGGAGATCGAGCGGCTGCGGCACTCCACCACCCGCAGCCTGCTCACGCGGCGGGACACCATCGTGGTGGCGTCGGTGTCGTGCATCTACGGCCTGGGTGACCCCGCCGAGTACCGGGCGCTCAACCTGATCCTGAAGGTCGGCGAGAAGGTGAGCCGCGACGAGATCCTGGGCCGCCTCGTGACCATGCAGTACGAGCGCAACGACATCGAGCTGGCGCCGGGCCGCTTCCGGGCGAAGGGCGACACGGTGGAGGTCTGGCCGAGCTACGACGAGCAGCCGCTCAGGATCGAGCTGTGGGGCGACGACGTGGACCGCATTCAGGTCGTGCATCCGGTGACCGGCGACAAGCTGGGCGACCTTGACGCCACCATCGTCTACCCGGCCAAGCACTACGTCTCCAGCGCGGGGAACATCGAGCGGGCCATCGTGACCATCCAGGAGGAGCTCGACCAGCGCCTGGAATACTTCAAGTCGGTCGGCAAACTGCTCGAAGCCCAGCGGCTCAAGGAGCGCACCCTCTACGACCTGGAGATGCTCAAGGTTCTGGGCTACTGCTCGGGCATCGAGAACTACTCGCGGCACATCGACGGGCGCACCCCCGGGGCCACGCCTTACACCATGCTCGACTACTTCCCGGACGACTTCATCACCTTCATCGACGAGTCGCACGTGACGGTGCCGCAGATCGGCGGGATGGCGAACGGGGACCGGGCGCGCAAGCAGACGCTGGTGGACTACGGCTTCCGCCTGCCGAGCGCGATGGACAACCGACCCCTGAACTTCGACGAGTTCCTGAGCAAGACCGGGCAGATCGTCTTCGTCTCCGCCACCCCCGGCCCCTTTGAGCGCGAGGTCAGCGACAGCGTGGCCGACCAGATCATCCGCCCGACCGGGCTGGTGGACCCACCCGTCACCGTGCGGCCCATCCAGGGCCAGATCGAGGACCTGCTGGGCCGGGTGCGCGAGCGGGCGAACCGGGGGGAACGCACCCTCGTCACCACCCTGACCAAGCGCATGTCGGAAGACCTCACGGAGTACCTGCTCGAAAAGGGCGTCAAGGCGCGCTACATGCACTCGGACATCGACTCGGTCGAGCGTCAGGTCATCATCCGCGACCTGCGGCTGGGGCACTACGACGTGCTGGTGGGCATCAACCTCCTGCGCGAGGGGCTGGACCTGCCCGAAGTCTCGCTCGTCGCCATCCTCGACGCGGACAAGCCGGGCTTCCTGAGAAGCGAGCGGGCGCTGATCCAGACCATTGGCCGCGCCGCGCGCAATGTGAACGGCGAGGTGATCCTCTACGGCGACACCATGACCCCCGCCATGCAGTCGGCGATGGAGGAGACGGCCCGCCGCCGCGAGAAGCAGATCGCCTTCAACGAGGAACACGGCATCACGCCCACCACGGTCGTCAAGGGTGTCCGCAACGTCATTCGCGGTGAGGAGGTCGAGGGTGAGATCAGCTCTGAAACGGTGGGCGACGACCGCGACGCGCTGACCGCCCAGCTCACCGACCTGGAACTCGATATGTGGCAGGCGTCGGAGGACCTCGACTTCGAGCGGGCGGCCAGCCTGCGCGACCAGATTCGCGCCATCGAGGCCAAGCTCCAGGGCAAGGAGTTCAAGCAGGCGACGGTGCCGGGGCAGAAGGTGCGGCGCAAGGGTCGGCGGTAG
- a CDS encoding TMEM175 family protein: protein MTRPRRPAPARFLSSLRVDTLFDGVFAITMTLLVLDVRPPEEVGPGGLPAALLSLGPQLTAYAVSFALLGVVWLGHHLGSSLIVRSDFTHAALNLLALLVVALVPFSAALISRFPQEPLAYTVFGLHVAVLSLLILLNWLHCARGHRLVEANLPPRVIARITAMGVEATLGYLLMVPVAYFAARWSLVLYLLLIPVALVELARLARLIGGLPTGGAEGGPERADGASPGVG, encoded by the coding sequence GTGACGCGCCCGCGCCGGCCCGCCCCGGCCCGCTTCCTGAGCAGCCTGCGGGTCGACACACTCTTCGACGGTGTTTTCGCCATCACGATGACCCTGCTCGTGCTCGACGTGCGCCCCCCGGAGGAGGTGGGACCCGGCGGCCTGCCCGCGGCCCTGCTCTCCCTGGGACCGCAGCTCACGGCCTACGCCGTCAGCTTCGCGCTGCTGGGCGTGGTGTGGCTGGGCCACCACCTGGGGAGCAGCCTGATCGTGCGCTCGGACTTCACGCACGCGGCGCTCAACCTGCTCGCCCTGCTCGTGGTGGCGCTCGTGCCCTTCTCGGCGGCCCTGATCAGCCGCTTTCCGCAGGAGCCCCTGGCCTACACGGTCTTCGGCCTCCACGTCGCGGTCCTGTCCCTGCTCATCCTGCTGAACTGGCTGCACTGCGCCCGGGGACACCGGCTGGTCGAGGCCAACCTGCCCCCCCGGGTCATCGCCCGCATCACGGCGATGGGCGTGGAGGCGACCCTCGGCTACCTCCTGATGGTCCCGGTCGCCTATTTCGCGGCCCGCTGGAGCCTCGTGCTGTACCTCCTGCTGATCCCCGTCGCCCTCGTCGAACTCGCCCGGCTCGCCCGGCTCATCGGGGGGCTTCCGACCGGCGGGGCGGAGGGGGGACCGGAGCGGGCGGACGGCGCCTCGCCCGGGGTGGGATAG
- a CDS encoding DUF4062 domain-containing protein, which translates to MPDQPGPDETAALQPSPAPPPAPSAAIRTPDQKLRVFVSSTLQELAEERRAARAAIERLRLTPVMFELGARPHPPRDLYRAYLAQSQVFVGLYWERYGWVAPGEQVSGLEDEYLLAGDRPKLIYVKTPAPGREARLEELLGRIRAEDAASYKPFTSARELRELLADDLAVLLTERYEQGLAAGAPAVPPPEPELGAGALPVPLTSLVGRERETREVTGLFGQPDVRLVTLWGPGGIGKTRLALAAAAALGGQFRHGVRFVPLAALHEPGAVLPAIARGIGLRDPGGPTLAQDVCRALAGRELLLVLDNFEQVLPAAPLLTDLLSDAPGLRLLVTSRSPLRLSGERQVEVGPLPLPEPRRRASPAQFLTSPAVRLFVERAHAVKPDFELTGANAAAVAGICAALDGVPLALELAAARIRLLPPAAILARLDQRLPLLTGGARDLPERQQTLRGAIDWSVRLLTGEQRDLFARLGVFARGFTLEAAEAVCGPDVPDVLGGLEALVDGSLVGQEPREEEPCFSMLATVREYARELLAASGDLEALRTRHAAYYHALAARARPELRGPTQAGWVSRLEFAHDNLRAAVRHDLDTGNAAGAAGLAWDLYLYWWVAGHLAEVRAWMEEVLASGVPLPDLARAQALYYARAITFWQAEPGPLAPDLEESAALFEAGGDLSGAGVASLALGLALAAAVPPDPARVGAAFARSLALFRQAGDAWGEAMALLTLGRAALSAGQVAGARARFEESLALTRREGDQLGLAIAENHVGWTALLLGHPDEAAAHFAAGLSLSARLRHDEGVAYGLEGLLAVAARRGDTPRAARLLGASRALREQTGLIHNLNAAFYQDAVDALRSGAGAATFAAEEAAGHELSVADAVAYALGGPGASPGETHDPSAALPSPAG; encoded by the coding sequence ATGCCGGACCAGCCCGGGCCGGACGAGACGGCGGCCCTCCAGCCGTCTCCTGCCCCGCCCCCCGCCCCCAGCGCCGCCATCCGCACCCCCGACCAGAAGCTGCGCGTGTTCGTCTCCTCGACCCTCCAGGAACTCGCGGAGGAACGCCGGGCGGCGAGAGCCGCCATTGAGCGGCTGCGGCTGACGCCCGTGATGTTCGAGCTGGGCGCGCGGCCCCACCCGCCCCGCGACCTGTACCGGGCGTACCTCGCCCAGAGCCAGGTGTTCGTCGGCCTGTACTGGGAACGCTACGGCTGGGTGGCGCCCGGCGAGCAGGTGTCCGGCCTGGAGGACGAGTACCTGCTCGCCGGGGACCGGCCCAAGCTGATCTACGTCAAAACGCCCGCCCCGGGGCGCGAGGCCCGGCTGGAGGAGCTGCTGGGCCGGATCCGGGCGGAGGACGCCGCCTCCTACAAGCCCTTCACCTCCGCGAGGGAGCTGCGCGAGCTGCTGGCGGACGACCTCGCGGTGCTGCTCACCGAGCGGTACGAGCAGGGCCTGGCCGCTGGTGCCCCGGCGGTCCCGCCGCCCGAGCCGGAACTGGGGGCCGGGGCGCTTCCTGTTCCCCTCACCAGCCTGGTGGGCCGCGAGCGGGAGACCCGGGAGGTGACGGGCTTGTTCGGGCAGCCGGACGTGCGGCTGGTGACCCTGTGGGGACCGGGCGGGATCGGCAAGACCCGCCTCGCCCTCGCCGCCGCCGCCGCGCTGGGGGGCCAGTTCCGGCACGGGGTCCGCTTCGTGCCCCTGGCGGCGCTGCACGAGCCGGGGGCGGTCCTGCCCGCCATCGCGCGGGGCATCGGGCTGCGCGACCCCGGCGGGCCGACGCTGGCGCAGGATGTGTGCCGGGCGCTGGCGGGCCGCGAGCTGCTGCTCGTCCTCGACAACTTCGAGCAGGTCCTCCCGGCGGCGCCGCTGCTGACGGACCTGCTTTCGGACGCGCCCGGCCTGCGCCTCCTGGTCACGAGCCGCTCGCCGCTGCGCCTGAGCGGGGAGCGCCAGGTCGAGGTGGGGCCGCTGCCGCTCCCGGAGCCCCGGCGCCGCGCCTCCCCCGCGCAGTTCCTGACCTCCCCCGCCGTGCGGCTCTTCGTGGAGCGTGCCCACGCCGTCAAGCCCGACTTCGAGCTGACGGGGGCCAACGCGGCGGCGGTCGCGGGCATCTGCGCCGCGCTCGACGGGGTGCCCCTCGCGCTCGAACTCGCGGCGGCGCGCATCAGGCTGCTGCCCCCGGCGGCGATCCTCGCGCGGCTCGACCAGCGCCTGCCGCTGCTGACGGGTGGCGCCCGCGACCTGCCCGAGCGGCAGCAGACGCTGCGGGGGGCCATCGACTGGAGCGTGCGCCTGCTCACGGGCGAGCAGCGTGACCTCTTCGCCCGGCTGGGGGTCTTCGCGCGGGGGTTCACCCTGGAGGCGGCGGAGGCGGTGTGCGGCCCGGACGTGCCCGACGTGCTGGGCGGGCTGGAGGCCCTGGTGGACGGCAGCCTGGTGGGGCAGGAGCCGCGCGAGGAGGAGCCGTGCTTCTCCATGCTCGCCACCGTGCGCGAGTACGCGCGGGAGCTGCTGGCCGCCAGCGGCGACCTGGAGGCGCTGCGGACCCGGCATGCCGCCTACTACCACGCCCTCGCCGCCCGGGCGCGCCCGGAGCTGCGCGGCCCCACCCAGGCCGGGTGGGTCTCGCGGCTGGAGTTCGCCCACGACAACCTGCGCGCGGCGGTGCGGCACGACCTCGACACCGGGAACGCCGCGGGGGCCGCCGGGCTCGCCTGGGACCTGTACCTGTACTGGTGGGTCGCCGGGCACCTCGCCGAGGTCCGGGCGTGGATGGAGGAGGTGCTCGCGTCCGGCGTCCCCCTGCCTGACCTCGCCCGGGCCCAGGCGCTGTACTACGCGCGGGCGATCACCTTCTGGCAGGCGGAGCCGGGGCCGCTCGCCCCCGACCTGGAGGAGAGCGCGGCGCTGTTCGAGGCCGGGGGCGACCTCTCGGGCGCGGGGGTGGCGTCCCTGGCCCTGGGGCTGGCGCTGGCCGCCGCGGTCCCCCCCGACCCGGCCCGGGTGGGCGCCGCCTTTGCCCGCAGCCTCGCCCTGTTTCGCCAGGCGGGCGACGCCTGGGGCGAGGCGATGGCCCTCCTGACGCTGGGCCGCGCCGCGCTCTCCGCCGGGCAGGTGGCGGGGGCGCGCGCCCGCTTCGAGGAGAGCCTGGCGCTGACCCGCCGCGAGGGGGACCAGCTCGGCCTCGCCATCGCCGAGAACCACGTGGGCTGGACCGCCCTGCTGCTCGGCCACCCCGACGAGGCGGCGGCCCACTTCGCCGCGGGGCTTTCCCTCTCCGCCCGGCTGCGCCACGACGAGGGCGTGGCGTACGGGCTGGAAGGCCTGCTCGCGGTGGCGGCCCGGCGCGGCGACACCCCGCGGGCCGCCCGGCTCCTGGGCGCGTCGCGGGCGCTGCGTGAACAGACCGGCCTGATCCACAACCTCAACGCCGCCTTCTACCAGGACGCCGTGGACGCCCTGCGGTCGGGCGCGGGGGCCGCGACCTTCGCCGCCGAGGAGGCCGCCGGGCACGAGCTGAGCGTCGCGGACGCCGTGGCCTACGCCCTGGGCGGGCCGGGCGCGTCCCCAGGAGAGACCCATGACCCGAGTGCCGCCCTCCCCTCCCCAGCCGGGTGA
- a CDS encoding LysR family transcriptional regulator translates to MELRHLRHFVALAEEEHFGRAAERVFVVQQALSNSIRNLEDEVGVPLVLRTTRRVQLTPAGQEFLVGARATLAQAAQTVERARRAARGEVGRLTVGFVGGLAFGGLPEIVRSFREAFPNVSVDLRELTAQEQEAALRGGQIDVGLMLLPVRDPGLDSRALWRQPLVAALPAGHPLARKRRLRIGDLRGERFVFFPRHLRATYFDQVMRWCASAGFTPNVVQEAIEIPTLLSLVAAGLGVFLPIRFFERLALPGVVYRPVEDAPLVEIVAVWRREEVGGGPIVRAFLGVAGEALGNQT, encoded by the coding sequence ATGGAACTTCGCCACCTCCGTCATTTCGTCGCCCTCGCCGAGGAGGAACACTTCGGGCGGGCCGCCGAGCGCGTGTTCGTGGTGCAGCAGGCGCTGTCCAACTCCATTCGCAACCTGGAGGACGAGGTGGGCGTGCCCCTCGTGCTGCGGACCACCCGGCGGGTGCAACTGACGCCAGCGGGGCAGGAGTTTCTCGTGGGTGCCCGTGCCACGCTGGCCCAGGCGGCGCAGACGGTCGAGCGGGCCCGGCGGGCCGCGCGGGGCGAGGTCGGGCGGTTGACGGTGGGTTTCGTCGGCGGGCTCGCCTTCGGGGGGCTGCCGGAGATCGTGCGCTCCTTCCGCGAGGCTTTCCCCAACGTCTCGGTGGACCTGCGCGAACTCACCGCCCAGGAGCAGGAGGCGGCGCTGCGGGGCGGGCAGATTGACGTGGGCCTGATGCTGCTGCCCGTGCGCGACCCCGGGCTGGACTCGCGGGCGTTGTGGCGCCAGCCGCTCGTCGCAGCTCTCCCCGCCGGGCACCCGCTGGCCCGCAAGCGCAGGCTCCGCATCGGTGACCTCCGGGGCGAGCGGTTCGTCTTCTTTCCGCGCCACCTGCGCGCGACCTACTTCGATCAGGTCATGCGCTGGTGCGCTTCGGCGGGCTTCACCCCCAACGTGGTGCAGGAGGCCATCGAGATTCCCACCCTGCTCTCGCTGGTGGCCGCCGGGCTGGGCGTCTTCCTCCCCATCCGGTTCTTCGAGCGCCTCGCGCTGCCCGGTGTGGTGTACCGCCCGGTCGAGGACGCGCCCCTGGTCGAGATCGTCGCCGTGTGGCGCCGGGAGGAGGTGGGCGGGGGACCCATCGTGCGTGCCTTCCTGGGGGTGGCGGGGGAGGCGTTAGGCAATCAGACTTAG